AGACCGGTATTGCTTATGAAGGTCGCCAGGGGGGAACGCTGCAGCTGTTCCGCACTGCGCAGCAGTTCGAAAGCGCCGCGAAAGACATCGCGGTATTGCGCGAAGCGGGAGTTCCATACCAGCTGCTCGAGGCGGCGCAGCTGATCGAGGCGGAGCCTGCGCTGGCCGCTTCGCAGCACAAACTGAGCGGAGGGTTACGCTTACCTAACGATGAAACCGGAGACTGCCAGCTTTTCACTCAACGACTGGCAGAAATGGCGATGGCTGCCGGGGTACACTTTCGTTTCAACACGCCGGTTGATGCGCTGTTACAGGACGCCAACCAAATATGCGGCGTACAATGCGGCAGCGAACGGGTGACCGCCGATGCCTATGTTGTGGCGTTAGGTTCATTCTCTACCGAATTGCTCAATCATATTGTTAAAATCCCGGTCTACCCTCTGAAGGGCTACTCGCTGACCATCCCGATTACCGATGAAAAGGCCGCGCCGCTGTCGACCGTGCTTGATGAGACCTATAAAGTGGCCATCACTCGTTTTGACAACCGCATTCGCGTTGGGGGCATGGCAGAAATTGTCGGTTTCAACACGCAGCTGTTGCCCGCACGCCGCAAAACGCTGGAGATGGTCGTTCGCGATCTCTATCCGCACGGAGGAGATATCGGCCGGGCAACGTTCTGGAGCGGCCTGCGCCCGATGACCCCGGATGGCACGCCCGTGGTTGGCCGTACCCCGTTGAAAAATCTGTACCTTAATACCGGTCATGGTACTCTTGGCTGGACTATGGCCTGTGGTTCTGGTCAGCTGCTGGCAGACATTATCTCCGGGCGTACTCCGGCTATTTCTGCTGACGACCTGTCGGTTATACGCTATCTGCCGGGATTTTATCCGGCCCCCGTACGTGCGCTTCACGGTGTCAACGTTGGTTAACTCATCGCAAAACTCTACAAGGAGAGGGTATGTCTCGTCCGATTGTCGCAACGATAAACCGCGCCGCGTTGCGGCAAAACCTGGCAATAGCGCGGCAGGCCGCCGGCGGTTCACGCCTGTGGTCGGTGGTCAAAGCTAACGCTTATGGTCATGGTATTGACCGCGTGTGGCAAAGCCTGGCTGAAACCGATGGTTTTGCCTTGCTCAACCTTGAAGAAGCGATACTGCTGCGTGAGCGCGGCTGGAAAAAACCCATTCTTTTACTGGAAGGTTTTTTCCACCCGGCCGATCT
This DNA window, taken from Erwinia tasmaniensis Et1/99, encodes the following:
- a CDS encoding D-amino acid dehydrogenase; translation: MRVVILGSGVVGVASAWYLAQAGHEVTVIDRQPAPALETSAGNAGQISPGYAAPWAAPGVPLKAVKWMFQRHAPLAIRLDGSRYQLEWMWQMLRNCDMRHYQQNKSRMVRIAEYSRDCLKALREQTGIAYEGRQGGTLQLFRTAQQFESAAKDIAVLREAGVPYQLLEAAQLIEAEPALAASQHKLSGGLRLPNDETGDCQLFTQRLAEMAMAAGVHFRFNTPVDALLQDANQICGVQCGSERVTADAYVVALGSFSTELLNHIVKIPVYPLKGYSLTIPITDEKAAPLSTVLDETYKVAITRFDNRIRVGGMAEIVGFNTQLLPARRKTLEMVVRDLYPHGGDIGRATFWSGLRPMTPDGTPVVGRTPLKNLYLNTGHGTLGWTMACGSGQLLADIISGRTPAISADDLSVIRYLPGFYPAPVRALHGVNVG